From Myotis daubentonii chromosome 15, mMyoDau2.1, whole genome shotgun sequence, one genomic window encodes:
- the LOC132216264 gene encoding vesicle-fusing ATPase-like produces the protein MAIYKPRRVFSPEANPANTLNLDFQYRELHPKIDGVEQLNNILVIGMTNRPDLIDEALLRPGRLEVKMEIGLPDEKGRLQILHIHTARMRGHQLLSADVDIKELATETKNFSGAELEGLVRAAQSTAMNRHIKATTKVEVDMEKAESLQVTRGDFLASLENDIKPAFGTKQEDYASYIMNGIIKWGDPVTRVLDDGELLVQQTKNSDRTPLVSVLLEGPPHSGKTALAAKIAEESNFPFIKICSPDKMIGFSETAKCQSMKKILDDAYKSQLSCVVVDDIERLLDYVPIGPRFSNLVLQALLVLLKKAPPQGRKLLIIGTTSRKDVLQEMEMLTAFSTTIHVPNIATGEQLLEALELLGNFKDKERTIIAQQVKDKKVWIGIKKLLMLIEMSLQMDPEYRVRKFLALLREEGA, from the exons atggccatctacaagccaaggagagtgTTCTCTCCAGAagccaaccctgccaacaccttgaactTGGACTTCCAGTATCgagaact ACATCCCAAAATTGACGGGGTAGAACAGCTAAACAACATCTTAGTCATTGGAATGACCAACAGACCAGATCTGATAGATGAAGCTCTCCTTCGACCTGGAAGACTGGAAGTCAAAATGGAAATAGGCTTACCAGATGAAAAAGGTCGACTACAAATCCTTCACATCCACACAGCAAGGATGAGAGGGCATCAGTTACTCTCTGCAGACGTAGATATTAAAGAGCTGGCCACAGAGACCAAGAATTTCAGCGGTGCTGAATTGGAGGGTCTGGTGCGAGCGGCACAATCCACTGCTATGAACAGACACATAAAGGCCACTACTAAAGTTGAAGTGGACATGGAAAAAGCAGAGAGCCTGCAGGTGACAAGGGGAGATTTCCTCGCTTCTTTGGAGAATGATATCAAACCAGCATTTGGCACAAAACAAGAGGATTATGCAAGTTACATTATGAATGGTATTATCAAATGGGGTGATCCAGTTACTCGAGTTCTAGATGATGGAGAGCTGCTGGTCCAGCAGACGAAAAACAGTGACCGCACACCATTGGTTAGCGTCCTGTTGGAAGGCCCTCCTCACAGTGGGAAGACTGCGTTAGCTGCAAAGATTGCAGAGGAATCCAACTTCCCCTTCATCAAGATCTGTTCTCCTGATAAGATGATTGGCTTTTCTGAGACAGCCAAGTGTCAGTCCATGAAGAAGATCCTCGATGATGCATACAAATCCCAGCTCAGTTGTGTAGTTGTGGATGATATTGAGAGACTGCTTGATTATGTCCCTATTGGCCCTCGATTTTCTAATCTGGTATTACAGGCTCTTCTTGTGTTACTGAAAAAGGCTCCTCCTCAGGGCCGCAAGCTTCTTATTATTGGGACCACTAGCCGCAAAGATGTCCTTCAGGAGATGGAAATGCTTACCGCTTTCAGCACCACCATCCACGTGCCCAACATTGCCACAGGAGAGCAGCTGTTGGAAGCTTTGGAGCTTTTGGGCAACTTCAAGGATAAAGAACGTACCATAATTGCACAGCAAGTAAAAGATAAGAAGGTCTGGATAGGAATCAAGAAGCTGCTAATGTTGATCGAGATGTCCCTACAGATGGATCCTGAATACCGTGTGAGAAAATTCTTGGCTCTCTTAAGAGAAGAAGGAGCGTAA